From Stegostoma tigrinum isolate sSteTig4 chromosome 4, sSteTig4.hap1, whole genome shotgun sequence, a single genomic window includes:
- the LOC132209551 gene encoding uncharacterized protein LOC132209551, giving the protein MSRGDEERGRKPLAAFGTVQFLGGTFFAQGEEGQAEEFRSQLQSSAVGCCGSEVGLETADEDIDESFPNIRGFYRLEMGNVSTKNLNSREDVVDSGSELVKSKDLFPHYVCLEHATHGEDLTANVRGEPRLKTKHSASTKQVTLPQDECKKQEEHTLQMPQNEIRRQTVDCSRNKTDAHLLGFRSIPVKLLEGVQTSFTPTAVTGRSETLEKETFSSRALANELKRCNPAAEEKASALPSGTLHVQRR; this is encoded by the coding sequence ATGTCACGAGGTGACGAGGAAAGAGGGAGAAAACCATTAGCTGCTTTCGGGACTGTGCAGTTCCTGGGCGGCACATTCTTTGCTCAAGGGGAAGAAGGACAAGCTGAAGAGTTTAGAAGTCAGCTCCAGTCCAGTGCAGTAGGCTGCTGTGGCTCTGAGGTCGGTCTTGAAACAGCTGATGAAGACATTGATGAATCATTCCCAAATATACGAGGATTTTACAGACTGGAGATGGGAAATGTCAGTACTAAAAACCTGAACAGCCGTGAGGACGTCGTAGATAGTGGCTCTGAATTGGTGAAGAGTAAGGATTTGTTTCCCCATTATGTATGTCTAGAACATGCTACTCATGGAGAGGACCTAACTGCGAATGTTAGGGGAGAACCAAGGCTTAAAACTAAACACAGTGCTTCAACTAAACAAGTAACCCTGCCCCAAGACGAATGTAAGAAACAAGAGGAGCATACTCTTCAGATGCCACAGAATGAGATTAGACGGCAAACTGTAGACTGTAGCCGCAATAAGACAGATGCACATCTCCTTGGTTTCCGTTCCATTCCTGTAAAATTGCTGGAGGGAGTTCAGACCAGTTTCACACCAACGGCGGTCACTGGAAGGTCAGAAACTTTGGAAAAGGAAACTTTTTCCTCGAGGGCTTTGGCTAATGAGCTGAAAAGATGCAATCCAGCTGCTGAGGAGAAGGCCAGTGCACTGCCCAGTGGGACTCTACATGTTCAGAGAAGATAA